A genomic window from Agreia sp. COWG includes:
- a CDS encoding carbohydrate ABC transporter permease: MSTPTLAPADNRSGRGSSPRPTRAGSATRRSLVRSIPLVPAVVLLAIFLLGPVISSFYGSFTDASLSGSTAQNSSFVGLDNYTALFADPDFPKSVLLTLVFLVASAIVGQNVLGLGLALLMRSSSRLVRAIVGTFVVTAWVLPEIVASFAAYAFFNDTGTLNNLLAAVGLTGPNWLYALPMLSVILANIWRGTAFSMLVYSAALQDVPTEITESAEVDGARGWQRLIFITVPMIRRSISTNLMLTTLQTLSVFTLIFVMTGGGPGTESSTLPVLAYQEAFQFGQLGFGTAIATIMLLVGAVFSIAYIRALKPEVD, translated from the coding sequence ATGTCGACGCCAACCCTGGCACCAGCGGACAACCGGTCGGGTCGAGGCTCATCACCTCGGCCTACCCGGGCTGGAAGCGCTACCCGGCGCTCATTGGTTCGCAGCATTCCGCTTGTTCCGGCTGTCGTGTTGCTCGCGATCTTCCTTCTGGGGCCTGTCATCAGCTCCTTCTACGGATCGTTCACCGATGCGTCGCTGTCGGGGTCCACCGCCCAGAACTCGAGCTTCGTGGGCCTCGACAACTACACGGCGCTGTTCGCCGACCCGGACTTTCCCAAGTCTGTGCTCCTGACGCTCGTCTTTCTGGTGGCGTCAGCGATCGTGGGACAGAACGTTCTCGGTCTGGGGCTCGCCCTGTTGATGCGGTCGTCGAGCCGACTGGTGCGTGCGATCGTCGGGACGTTCGTCGTGACCGCCTGGGTGCTTCCCGAGATCGTTGCATCGTTCGCGGCGTACGCCTTCTTCAACGACACAGGAACTCTCAACAACCTGCTCGCTGCCGTCGGGCTGACGGGGCCGAACTGGTTGTACGCGCTGCCCATGCTCTCTGTCATCCTCGCCAACATCTGGCGAGGGACGGCGTTCTCGATGCTGGTCTACTCTGCGGCGCTGCAGGATGTTCCCACCGAGATCACCGAGTCGGCCGAAGTCGACGGCGCTCGCGGCTGGCAGCGGCTGATCTTCATCACCGTTCCCATGATTCGTCGCAGCATCTCGACGAACCTCATGCTCACGACGCTGCAGACGCTGTCGGTCTTCACCCTCATCTTCGTGATGACCGGTGGTGGGCCCGGCACCGAGAGTTCGACTCTGCCCGTCCTCGCCTATCAGGAGGCTTTCCAATTCGGCCAGCTCGGGTTCGGTACGGCGATCGCCACCATCATGCTGCTCGTCGGGGCGGTCTTCTCCATCGCCTACATTCGGGCACTGAAACCGGAGGTCGATTGA
- a CDS encoding glycoside hydrolase family 38 C-terminal domain-containing protein codes for MHENTDLIRARIRRFVSERIAPALYRTSSPLTVSAWEVPDEPVPFAEAIQQKFSPFEVGSSWGKPWGTTWFHVTGVVPAEWSSFEHMDTRTEILVDLGFLSGQSGFQAEGLVYDPRGRIVKAVEPFNNYVPIEVAPGGLVDVYLEAASNPDVGSDWSFQPTAVGDKTTAGTEPIYRLRRMDVALLDRAVWQLDRDIWTLLGLMDELSGDLPRTSEILRALEAVVDAMDPDDVSGTAHVGRGILAPVLALPAYASAHRVVAVGHAHIDSAWLWPVRETIRKCARTFSNVLQLMDDDPNFIFACSSAQQYAWMKEYYPQLFERIRERAIEGRFVPVGGMWVESDTNMPGGEALARQLLAGKSFFMREFGVEPLEVWLPDSFGYTAAFPQIVVAAGSKYFLTQKISWNETNTMPHHTFNWEGIDGTRVFTHFPPVDTYNSVLSGEELARAQRQYAEKGASNISLVPFGYGDGGGGPTREMLAAVERTESLEGSPRVTMATPRAFFEKAESSYPHPPIWSGELYLEFHRGTYTSQAKTKAGNRRSEHLLREAELWATAASIRTGADYPYERLEDAWHTVLLNQFHDILPGSSIAWVHQVAEASYEAVRLELEDMIARALAALAGPDAADQVMYNASPFPVSGIAALSAGVRVEHETPEATAKNGGFVLDNGVIRAEIDARGLLVSLVDLGTEREAIPIDDPGNVLQLFRDTPTQWDAWDIDDHYRRNKVELLEADSVELVTASGGSVTVRVDRSFGDSTVSQEIRLEANEATLHVVTSVDWREKQKLLKLAFPLDVHADRAASEIQFGHIYRPTHVNTSWDAARFETCAHRWVFAAEPGFGVAVANDSTYGHDIGRRTRTDGGTTTTVRESLLRAPTFPDPFADRGKHVFHTSVSITSDVLGAAAAGYRLNLPLREVPGAAMEPVVVSDSPAIVIEAVKLAEDRSGDVIVRLYEARGSQATGSISFGFDSGEITETDILERLVERHAIVSNEKRGVRVKLRAFQLVTLRISRR; via the coding sequence GTGCACGAGAACACCGATCTCATCCGCGCTCGCATTCGTCGATTCGTGAGCGAGCGCATCGCGCCAGCGCTCTATCGAACATCGAGTCCGCTCACCGTGAGCGCCTGGGAAGTGCCGGACGAGCCCGTGCCCTTCGCCGAGGCAATCCAGCAGAAGTTCAGCCCATTCGAGGTCGGCTCCTCGTGGGGCAAGCCCTGGGGAACGACGTGGTTCCACGTCACGGGAGTCGTCCCCGCCGAATGGTCGAGCTTCGAACACATGGACACTCGGACGGAGATCCTCGTCGACCTCGGATTCCTGTCGGGCCAATCCGGCTTCCAGGCAGAGGGGCTCGTGTACGACCCCCGGGGACGTATCGTGAAGGCCGTCGAACCCTTCAACAACTATGTGCCCATCGAGGTGGCCCCGGGCGGCCTCGTCGACGTCTACCTCGAGGCGGCGTCGAATCCGGATGTCGGCAGCGACTGGAGCTTCCAGCCAACCGCCGTGGGCGACAAGACAACAGCCGGCACCGAGCCGATCTACCGACTGCGTCGCATGGACGTCGCCCTCCTCGACCGTGCAGTGTGGCAACTCGACCGAGACATCTGGACGCTCCTCGGTCTGATGGACGAGCTCAGCGGCGACCTCCCGCGTACCTCGGAGATTCTGCGGGCGTTGGAGGCGGTGGTCGATGCCATGGATCCCGACGATGTGAGCGGAACGGCCCACGTGGGCCGCGGCATCCTGGCCCCCGTTCTGGCGCTGCCTGCATACGCGAGCGCCCACAGGGTCGTGGCCGTGGGACACGCGCACATCGATTCCGCCTGGCTCTGGCCGGTGCGGGAAACGATACGAAAGTGCGCTCGAACCTTCTCGAATGTGCTCCAGCTCATGGACGACGATCCGAACTTCATCTTCGCGTGTTCGTCGGCGCAGCAGTACGCCTGGATGAAGGAGTACTACCCGCAGTTGTTCGAACGTATCCGCGAGCGCGCGATCGAGGGACGCTTCGTTCCGGTCGGGGGAATGTGGGTGGAGTCGGACACGAACATGCCCGGCGGAGAAGCTCTGGCGAGGCAGCTTCTCGCTGGCAAGTCGTTCTTCATGCGCGAGTTCGGGGTGGAGCCGCTCGAAGTGTGGCTTCCGGACTCGTTCGGGTATACGGCTGCTTTCCCGCAGATCGTGGTGGCGGCGGGTTCGAAATACTTTCTGACCCAGAAGATCAGTTGGAACGAGACCAACACGATGCCCCATCACACCTTCAATTGGGAGGGCATAGACGGCACGCGGGTATTCACCCACTTCCCGCCGGTGGATACCTACAACTCCGTCCTCTCCGGCGAGGAGCTCGCCCGCGCCCAGCGTCAGTATGCAGAGAAGGGTGCGTCCAATATCTCGCTCGTTCCGTTCGGCTACGGCGACGGCGGGGGCGGGCCGACCAGGGAGATGTTGGCGGCCGTCGAGCGCACCGAGTCGTTGGAGGGCTCGCCCCGGGTGACCATGGCTACGCCCCGAGCGTTCTTCGAGAAGGCAGAGTCCTCGTACCCGCATCCGCCTATCTGGTCGGGCGAACTGTATCTCGAGTTCCACCGGGGAACATACACATCCCAGGCGAAGACCAAAGCAGGAAACAGGCGCAGCGAACATCTGCTTCGCGAGGCCGAGCTCTGGGCGACTGCGGCGTCGATCCGTACCGGAGCGGACTACCCGTACGAACGCCTCGAGGATGCCTGGCACACGGTGCTCCTCAACCAGTTCCACGACATTCTGCCCGGCAGCTCCATCGCGTGGGTGCATCAGGTGGCCGAGGCATCATATGAGGCGGTGCGCCTGGAACTCGAGGACATGATCGCCCGGGCGCTCGCGGCCTTGGCGGGGCCGGATGCGGCCGATCAGGTCATGTACAACGCGTCGCCATTCCCTGTCTCAGGTATCGCCGCGCTCTCGGCGGGGGTCCGCGTCGAACACGAGACCCCGGAGGCCACGGCGAAGAACGGAGGCTTCGTGCTCGACAACGGGGTCATTCGCGCCGAAATCGACGCGCGTGGCCTGCTCGTGTCACTCGTCGATCTGGGCACGGAACGCGAGGCCATTCCGATCGACGATCCGGGTAACGTTCTCCAACTGTTCCGTGACACCCCCACGCAGTGGGATGCCTGGGACATCGATGACCATTACCGGCGCAACAAGGTCGAGCTGCTCGAGGCGGACTCGGTAGAGCTCGTAACCGCGAGCGGGGGAAGCGTGACGGTGCGGGTGGACCGCAGCTTCGGGGACTCGACCGTTTCGCAGGAGATTCGTCTCGAGGCAAACGAGGCGACCCTGCACGTCGTCACCAGTGTCGATTGGCGCGAGAAGCAGAAGCTCTTGAAGCTGGCCTTCCCCCTCGACGTGCACGCCGATCGGGCCGCATCGGAGATTCAATTCGGGCACATCTACCGGCCCACCCACGTCAACACGTCGTGGGATGCCGCCCGGTTCGAGACGTGTGCACACCGCTGGGTGTTTGCCGCGGAGCCGGGCTTCGGTGTGGCGGTGGCCAACGACTCCACCTACGGCCATGACATCGGCAGGCGCACGCGCACCGACGGAGGAACGACCACCACCGTGCGTGAGTCCCTGCTTCGAGCGCCCACCTTCCCCGACCCCTTCGCAGATCGAGGCAAGCATGTGTTCCATACCTCCGTCAGCATCACCTCCGACGTTCTCGGAGCGGCCGCGGCGGGATACCGACTGAACCTGCCGCTCCGCGAGGTTCCCGGGGCGGCTATGGAGCCCGTGGTGGTGAGCGATAGCCCGGCGATCGTGATCGAGGCGGTGAAGCTCGCCGAGGACCGATCCGGCGACGTGATCGTGCGGCTGTACGAGGCCCGTGGTTCACAGGCGACCGGATCGATCTCGTTCGGATTCGATAGTGGCGAGATCACGGAGACCGACATCCTGGAGCGCCTGGTCGAGCGCCACGCTATCGTCTCGAACGAGAAGCGGGGGGTGCGGGTCAAGCTTCGCGCGTTCCAGCTGGTCACCCTTCGAATCAGCAGGCGCTGA
- a CDS encoding Ppx/GppA phosphatase family protein, with amino-acid sequence MRLGVIDVGSNTVHLLVVDAHPGASPVPYHSQRSTLRLMRYLDADGAIVEEGVRLIVAAVKECAEMARDIGVDDLISTATSAIREAANGDEVLARISRETGVTLQVLSGEDEARITMLAVRRWLGWSAGEILLFDIGGGSFEIAQGADEYPDVQASLPLGAGRSTVQFLAEDPPSPAAISKLRSHARGELTRLRDDLFADRPRPKRVVGTSKTIRSLARLIGGPSDPSTGDLAQLHYAGLKEWEPSLRAMPGTVREYLPGITPERGYQILAGAVVLRTAMKVFDVQTMTVSPWALREGIVLRYIDALDGRPAATR; translated from the coding sequence ATGCGACTTGGCGTCATCGATGTGGGATCCAACACCGTTCACCTGCTCGTCGTGGACGCGCATCCGGGGGCGAGCCCCGTTCCATACCACTCGCAGCGCTCCACGCTGCGGCTGATGCGCTATCTCGACGCCGACGGGGCGATTGTCGAGGAGGGCGTTCGGCTCATCGTGGCGGCCGTGAAGGAGTGCGCCGAGATGGCGCGAGACATCGGCGTCGACGACCTGATCTCCACGGCGACGAGCGCGATCCGGGAGGCAGCGAATGGTGATGAGGTGCTGGCACGGATCTCCCGAGAGACGGGGGTGACGCTCCAGGTGCTCTCCGGGGAAGACGAGGCGCGCATCACCATGCTCGCCGTCAGGCGCTGGCTAGGCTGGTCGGCCGGCGAGATCCTGCTGTTCGACATCGGCGGTGGCTCCTTCGAGATCGCCCAGGGCGCGGACGAGTACCCCGACGTGCAGGCATCGCTCCCGCTCGGGGCGGGACGCTCGACCGTGCAATTCCTCGCGGAGGATCCGCCGTCTCCCGCCGCGATCTCCAAACTGCGCTCGCACGCCAGGGGCGAGCTGACCCGGCTGCGGGACGACCTCTTCGCGGACCGACCGAGACCGAAGCGCGTGGTCGGCACCTCGAAGACGATCCGCTCCCTCGCGCGCCTGATCGGCGGCCCCTCCGACCCGAGCACCGGCGATCTTGCCCAGCTGCACTACGCCGGGCTCAAAGAGTGGGAGCCGTCGCTTCGAGCCATGCCCGGCACCGTGCGCGAGTATCTGCCGGGCATCACCCCTGAGCGCGGCTATCAGATCCTCGCCGGCGCGGTGGTGCTGCGCACGGCGATGAAGGTGTTCGACGTGCAGACAATGACCGTCTCGCCGTGGGCCCTCCGCGAGGGCATCGTGCTGCGCTACATCGATGCCCTGGATGGGCGCCCGGCGGCGACGCGCTGA
- a CDS encoding HEAT repeat domain-containing protein: MTTQPEDRLAAALDAPNASVRLQAALSAGTYPRSPYVEVLIDRCAVEGDFFVRDMLTWALMRHPADLTVPRLIEATTAEAAQSRSQALHTLSKIGDPRGWSAVTRALLRDADDRVARAAWRAAVILAPVESREELAGAMVGQLGRGDSETQLSLSRALAELGEWATPALRAAADYPDGAVRAHARAIERLIADSEAAAGE; encoded by the coding sequence ATGACCACACAACCCGAAGACCGGCTGGCCGCGGCCCTGGACGCGCCGAATGCGTCGGTGCGCCTGCAGGCCGCTCTGTCGGCGGGAACGTATCCCCGCTCGCCCTACGTCGAGGTGCTCATCGACCGCTGCGCCGTCGAAGGCGATTTTTTCGTGCGCGACATGCTGACCTGGGCGCTGATGCGGCATCCGGCGGATCTCACCGTGCCCCGACTCATCGAGGCCACGACGGCAGAGGCCGCCCAGTCGAGGAGCCAGGCCCTGCATACGCTGTCGAAGATCGGCGACCCGCGCGGCTGGTCCGCGGTCACCCGGGCTCTGCTGCGCGATGCCGACGACAGGGTCGCTCGGGCGGCGTGGCGGGCGGCGGTGATCCTTGCCCCGGTAGAGAGCAGGGAAGAACTCGCGGGGGCGATGGTCGGTCAGCTCGGGCGTGGCGACAGCGAGACACAGCTGAGCCTCAGCCGCGCGCTCGCGGAGCTCGGGGAGTGGGCCACGCCTGCACTCAGGGCCGCCGCGGACTACCCGGATGGCGCTGTGCGAGCCCACGCGCGCGCGATCGAGCGGCTCATAGCCGACTCGGAAGCCGCAGCGGGGGAGTAG
- a CDS encoding PadR family transcriptional regulator, with translation MSNAFPTGGFNLGNLGNPADSMWQAMEQLRATFDKKVGTRMGRGDVRTAVLALLAEQPMHGYQIIREIDERSGGSWKPSAGSVYPTLQLLSDEGLITAEESNGRKTYALTEEGREAAAGSVESAPWESASSGSHENAKFTALPKAGVELAQAAAQVGRTGTPEQVQQAVTVLDEARKRLYSILAQD, from the coding sequence ATGAGCAACGCATTCCCCACTGGCGGTTTCAACCTGGGCAACCTGGGCAACCCCGCCGACAGCATGTGGCAGGCCATGGAGCAGCTGCGTGCAACGTTCGACAAGAAGGTCGGAACGCGGATGGGCCGCGGCGATGTCCGCACCGCGGTGCTCGCCCTTCTGGCCGAGCAGCCGATGCACGGCTACCAGATCATTCGTGAGATCGACGAGCGCAGCGGCGGCAGCTGGAAGCCCAGTGCCGGATCCGTGTACCCCACTCTGCAGCTGCTGAGCGACGAGGGCCTCATCACCGCCGAGGAGTCGAACGGTCGCAAGACCTACGCCCTCACCGAAGAGGGTCGCGAGGCGGCTGCTGGTTCCGTCGAGTCCGCTCCGTGGGAGTCGGCGTCGAGCGGTTCGCACGAGAATGCCAAGTTCACCGCCCTGCCGAAGGCCGGCGTCGAGCTTGCCCAGGCGGCGGCCCAGGTCGGTCGCACGGGTACTCCCGAGCAGGTGCAGCAGGCCGTGACGGTTCTCGACGAGGCTCGCAAGCGTCTCTACTCGATCCTCGCGCAGGACTGA
- a CDS encoding AarF/ABC1/UbiB kinase family protein, whose amino-acid sequence MPSVRRDQPDSIPGAGEGRARYRRILRFASWYLAVTWWYEIMLPKVGLTRIAERTRSRRMLRFARAFHVLALDLGGLMIKVGQFMSSRLDVLPPEITKELEGLQDEVPPVPFAEIRALAEAQLGVPLSRAFARVDETPVAAASLGQAHRALLAPLEADDAGLVGVVLKVQRPGIDTIVEIDLAALRKVGGWLSHIRLVYSRVDMPALVEEFAATSLEEIDYLHEAENSERFAADFAGDDRVAVPTIVWARTTRKVLTLEDVTAIKITDGDALRAAGIDPAEVADVFAAVMFDQMFTNGFFHADPHPGNIFVTPIIAAEGQRPWKLTFIDFGMMGEVPNNTRSGLRKLLIAAASRDGKGLVDAIRDVGVLLPTADTRELERAMTALFARFGGMGFAELREVDPREFRDFGNQFSEVVRSLPFQLPENFLLIIRAMSLTSGVCSALDPSFNLWNSVEPYAAQLIRDERGNVVQDLAQQAVEIAGVALRLPKRLDALVTRIEDGAIEIASPRLEKRVAALDRTAKRLGSVLVFGAVLIAGALVRPDDTVLGTVLMIASALPLIHALVTGRRPS is encoded by the coding sequence GTGCCGTCGGTTCGCCGGGATCAGCCAGATTCGATACCCGGCGCGGGGGAGGGGCGCGCCCGCTACCGCCGCATCCTGCGTTTCGCCAGTTGGTACCTGGCCGTCACGTGGTGGTACGAGATCATGCTGCCCAAGGTCGGGCTCACCAGAATCGCCGAACGCACGCGATCACGGCGCATGCTGCGATTCGCGCGCGCCTTTCACGTTCTGGCCCTCGACCTCGGCGGCTTGATGATCAAGGTCGGGCAGTTCATGTCGTCGCGCCTCGACGTGCTTCCGCCCGAGATCACGAAAGAGCTCGAGGGTCTGCAAGACGAGGTGCCACCGGTTCCGTTCGCCGAGATTCGAGCGCTTGCCGAGGCGCAGCTCGGCGTGCCGTTATCGCGCGCCTTCGCCAGGGTCGACGAGACGCCGGTTGCGGCGGCATCGCTGGGCCAGGCGCATCGGGCGCTGCTTGCACCCCTCGAGGCCGATGACGCGGGGCTCGTCGGGGTCGTACTGAAGGTGCAGCGGCCCGGCATCGACACGATCGTCGAGATCGACCTCGCTGCACTGCGCAAGGTGGGCGGCTGGTTGAGTCACATCCGCCTCGTCTACAGCCGGGTCGACATGCCCGCGCTGGTCGAGGAGTTCGCGGCGACGAGCCTCGAGGAGATCGACTACCTGCACGAGGCAGAGAACTCCGAGCGATTCGCAGCAGACTTCGCCGGTGACGACCGCGTGGCCGTGCCGACGATCGTCTGGGCACGCACCACCCGCAAGGTGCTGACGCTCGAAGACGTGACCGCGATCAAGATCACCGACGGTGACGCCCTCCGCGCTGCGGGAATCGATCCTGCGGAGGTCGCGGACGTCTTCGCCGCCGTCATGTTCGACCAGATGTTCACGAACGGGTTCTTTCACGCCGATCCGCATCCGGGCAACATCTTCGTCACCCCGATCATCGCGGCCGAGGGCCAGCGACCCTGGAAGCTGACGTTCATCGACTTCGGCATGATGGGCGAGGTCCCGAACAACACGCGAAGCGGCCTGCGAAAGCTGCTCATCGCGGCGGCATCCCGCGACGGTAAGGGCCTCGTCGACGCCATCCGCGACGTCGGGGTGCTGCTGCCGACCGCGGACACGCGCGAGCTCGAGAGGGCGATGACCGCACTCTTCGCCCGCTTCGGTGGCATGGGCTTCGCCGAACTGCGTGAGGTCGACCCCCGAGAGTTCCGCGACTTCGGCAATCAATTCAGCGAGGTCGTGAGGTCGCTTCCGTTCCAGTTGCCGGAGAACTTCCTGCTCATCATCCGTGCCATGTCACTCACCTCCGGCGTGTGCAGCGCGCTCGATCCGAGCTTCAACCTCTGGAACTCGGTCGAGCCGTACGCGGCGCAGCTGATTCGCGACGAACGTGGCAATGTCGTTCAAGATCTCGCGCAGCAGGCCGTCGAGATCGCAGGGGTCGCACTACGGCTGCCGAAACGGCTCGATGCGCTCGTGACGCGCATCGAGGACGGCGCGATCGAGATCGCGTCGCCGCGGCTCGAGAAGCGTGTTGCTGCACTCGACCGAACGGCGAAGCGCCTCGGCTCCGTCCTCGTGTTCGGTGCCGTGCTCATCGCCGGCGCCCTGGTGAGGCCCGACGACACGGTGCTCGGAACGGTGCTGATGATCGCGTCGGCGCTTCCGCTGATCCACGCTCTCGTCACGGGCCGGCGGCCTAGTTGA
- a CDS encoding APC family permease, whose amino-acid sequence MPEDSTRLARRLGLRDAIVIGMGSMIGAGVFSVFAPAAAIAGVGLLVGLAIAAVISFCNATSSAQLAAQYPSSGGSYLYGRERLGEWPGFFAGWSFVVGKTASCAAMALVFAAYVAPSGWEKPVAAAAVVVLAVVNCLGITRTVALTRVIVAVVLVVLALVIVAGLSGWAANGSGLGLADNPDGLADPGWYGILQSAGLLFFAFAGYARLATLGEEVKHPARTIPRAIVAALCITLVLYLVVALAALGSLGPAGLAASGSPLIDIVRDRSWFWAVPVVRIGAAAASLGALLALMAGVGRTTLAMAREGDLPRWLGAVHPRFRVPYRAELALMVATVALVLSVDLRGAVGFSAFGVLLYYVVANAAAFTQSGAARRYPKIAQVVGGMGCLLLVSTLPLPSIVGGIMVLAAGILYRLLARHRMPRPAGERTLN is encoded by the coding sequence ATGCCCGAAGACTCGACCCGGCTAGCCAGACGACTGGGCCTTCGCGACGCCATCGTGATCGGCATGGGCTCCATGATCGGCGCCGGCGTCTTCTCGGTCTTCGCGCCGGCAGCCGCGATCGCCGGCGTGGGGCTGCTCGTGGGACTGGCGATCGCGGCCGTCATCTCGTTCTGTAACGCCACCTCGTCGGCCCAGCTCGCCGCGCAGTATCCGAGTTCGGGCGGAAGCTATCTGTATGGCCGTGAACGCCTCGGCGAATGGCCCGGCTTCTTCGCGGGCTGGAGCTTCGTCGTGGGCAAGACGGCGAGCTGCGCCGCGATGGCGCTCGTCTTCGCGGCGTACGTCGCGCCATCCGGGTGGGAGAAGCCGGTGGCTGCGGCAGCCGTCGTCGTGCTCGCCGTGGTCAATTGCCTGGGCATCACACGCACGGTGGCGCTGACGCGGGTGATCGTCGCCGTGGTGCTTGTCGTGCTCGCCCTGGTCATCGTCGCCGGGCTGTCCGGCTGGGCCGCGAACGGCAGTGGCCTCGGGCTCGCCGACAACCCCGATGGTCTCGCCGACCCGGGGTGGTACGGCATCCTGCAGTCGGCGGGGCTGCTGTTCTTCGCCTTCGCCGGCTACGCGCGTCTGGCCACACTGGGCGAAGAGGTGAAACACCCGGCACGCACCATTCCCCGCGCCATCGTGGCCGCACTCTGCATCACCCTCGTGCTTTACCTGGTCGTGGCGCTCGCCGCGCTCGGGTCGTTGGGTCCCGCGGGGCTCGCGGCATCCGGTTCGCCTCTGATCGACATCGTGAGGGATCGCTCGTGGTTCTGGGCGGTGCCCGTCGTGCGGATCGGCGCCGCAGCGGCGTCACTAGGGGCACTGCTCGCACTGATGGCGGGCGTCGGCCGCACGACGCTGGCCATGGCGAGGGAGGGCGACCTTCCACGCTGGCTCGGAGCCGTGCACCCGCGATTCCGGGTTCCGTACCGCGCCGAACTCGCCCTGATGGTCGCGACCGTCGCGCTCGTTCTCTCGGTAGACCTGCGAGGTGCCGTCGGATTCTCGGCCTTCGGCGTTCTGCTGTACTACGTGGTCGCCAACGCGGCGGCGTTCACGCAGTCAGGGGCGGCTCGCCGTTACCCGAAGATCGCGCAGGTTGTGGGCGGGATGGGGTGCCTGCTGTTGGTCTCGACGCTCCCGCTGCCGTCCATCGTGGGCGGAATCATGGTGCTGGCCGCTGGCATCCTGTACAGGCTGCTCGCCCGACACCGGATGCCGCGGCCGGCCGGCGAGCGAACGCTCAACTAG
- a CDS encoding NAD(P)-dependent alcohol dehydrogenase, protein MPIVNAIAATSATEPLIRTTIERREVGPSDVLIEIAYSGICHSDIHTVRGEWGQITYPQVVGHEIVGTVSEIGSDVTLHKVGDRVGVGCMVNSCRECVNCLSGDEQYCLKGNTGTYTSVDRDGSITQGGYSTHIVVVEDFVLRVPESIPFESAAPLLCAGVTTYSPLAHWNAGPGKKVAVVGMGGLGHMAVKIAHAMGAEVTVLSQSLSKQEDGLRLGADHYYATSDPATFENLASSFDLIINSVSALIDINAYLSLLRLDGTLVSVGAPPEPLPVQAFTLFNNRRSFAGSGIGSISETQEMLDFCAEHGIAPETEMVTADEVNEAYERVLKSDVRYRFVIDIATLA, encoded by the coding sequence ATGCCTATTGTGAATGCGATTGCAGCAACGTCTGCGACTGAACCTCTTATCCGAACCACCATCGAGCGCCGCGAGGTCGGGCCGAGCGATGTGCTCATCGAGATCGCCTACTCGGGCATCTGCCACTCCGACATCCATACCGTGCGCGGCGAGTGGGGCCAGATCACGTATCCGCAGGTCGTGGGTCACGAGATCGTCGGCACCGTCAGCGAGATCGGCTCCGACGTGACCTTGCACAAGGTGGGCGACCGAGTCGGCGTCGGCTGCATGGTCAACTCGTGCCGCGAGTGCGTGAACTGCCTGTCGGGCGACGAGCAGTACTGCCTCAAGGGCAACACGGGAACGTACACCTCCGTCGACCGCGACGGAAGCATCACGCAGGGCGGATACTCCACCCACATCGTGGTCGTCGAGGACTTCGTGCTGCGCGTACCCGAGTCGATCCCCTTCGAATCGGCCGCTCCCCTGCTCTGCGCCGGCGTGACGACCTACTCCCCCCTCGCCCACTGGAACGCCGGCCCCGGCAAGAAGGTCGCCGTCGTCGGTATGGGCGGCCTCGGCCACATGGCCGTCAAGATCGCCCACGCGATGGGCGCCGAGGTCACGGTGCTGTCACAGAGCCTCAGCAAGCAGGAAGACGGCCTCCGCCTCGGCGCCGACCACTACTACGCCACGAGTGACCCCGCTACGTTCGAGAACCTCGCGAGCAGCTTCGACCTCATCATCAACTCGGTGAGCGCCCTCATCGACATCAACGCCTACCTGTCGCTCTTGCGCCTCGACGGCACCCTGGTTAGCGTCGGCGCTCCGCCCGAGCCCCTGCCCGTGCAGGCGTTCACGCTCTTCAACAACCGTCGCTCGTTCGCCGGATCCGGAATCGGAAGCATCAGTGAGACTCAGGAGATGCTCGACTTCTGCGCCGAGCACGGTATCGCTCCCGAGACCGAGATGGTGACGGCCGACGAGGTCAACGAGGCGTACGAGCGGGTATTGAAGTCCGACGTGCGCTACCGCTTCGTGATCGACATCGCGACGCTGGCGTAG